Proteins from a genomic interval of Anatilimnocola floriformis:
- the argF gene encoding ornithine carbamoyltransferase: MKRHVLTLFELTAEEIHEVFALSHELKRDLAAGIREPILPGRVMAMLFEKQSLRTRVSFETAMAHLGGSTLFLGQDVGWGKRESAADFSQVLSSYVDVVVCRTTAHSRIEELAQYCTCPVINGLTDSAHPCQALADLFTLEEIHGKLEGKKLAFIGDSNNVAKSLAVCCAKLGMEFAVASPSGYTFDKPFLAELEREVPGAKLTQTAKPREAVRDAIGVYTDVWTSMGQEAESEQRKIAFKDYQVDVALMEGAPEGAVFLHCLPAKRGEEVTADVIDGHYSAVIPQAANRMHVQKGLIAWLLGERP; encoded by the coding sequence GTGAAACGACACGTTCTGACATTGTTTGAATTGACCGCGGAAGAAATTCACGAGGTCTTTGCTCTCTCGCACGAACTCAAACGCGATCTGGCCGCCGGCATCCGCGAGCCGATTCTGCCGGGCCGCGTCATGGCGATGCTGTTTGAAAAGCAATCGCTGCGAACCCGCGTCAGCTTCGAAACGGCTATGGCCCACCTCGGCGGCTCGACGCTCTTCCTCGGTCAGGACGTGGGTTGGGGCAAACGCGAATCGGCAGCTGACTTCTCGCAGGTCCTCAGCAGCTATGTCGACGTCGTCGTCTGCCGCACGACCGCGCATTCGCGCATCGAAGAACTCGCGCAGTACTGCACCTGCCCGGTCATCAACGGTCTCACCGACAGCGCCCACCCTTGCCAAGCCCTCGCCGATCTCTTCACGCTCGAAGAAATCCACGGCAAGCTCGAAGGGAAAAAGCTGGCCTTCATCGGCGACTCGAACAACGTCGCCAAGAGTCTCGCCGTTTGCTGTGCCAAGCTTGGTATGGAGTTCGCCGTTGCTTCGCCCAGCGGCTACACGTTCGATAAGCCGTTCCTCGCTGAACTCGAACGCGAAGTGCCCGGCGCGAAGCTGACGCAAACCGCCAAGCCGCGCGAAGCCGTCCGCGATGCGATCGGTGTCTACACCGACGTTTGGACGAGCATGGGGCAAGAAGCCGAAAGCGAACAGCGCAAGATCGCCTTCAAGGATTACCAGGTCGACGTCGCCCTGATGGAAGGCGCTCCCGAAGGCGCGGTGTTCCTCCACTGCCTCCCCGCCAAGCGCGGCGAGGAAGTCACCGCCGACGTCATCGACGGCCACTACAGCGCGGTGATTCCGCAAGCCGCGAACCGCATGCACGTGCAAAAGGGCCTGATTGCCTGGCTGCTTGGCGAACGGCCCTAG
- a CDS encoding prepilin peptidase, producing MILLRDLLIFIVGLGVGSLINAAIYGLAYDWRPISPWLTPAKGNPKRIWLDCLPIVGWILLRREEKIHGRWFWIRPLLIELAYAAGMVWLFHFETNNGLLSANHAFLAVASDWYPMFAVHAVLIALLTAATFIDFDELMIPDAITLWGAILLLIMTTAMPTSHLPSVFNKGGLVMEPLLLHSKPEVLWPNMLDEWQGLAIGLGILWLWWAAIQHGTATLRYGWLKSVSLYIESLVRLRPKHRPKYRNLLPAQILLFVLMSAATAAVWFYGGKHWHSLLTSLVGLGTAGGLVWAVRVGGWIGLRKEAMGFGDATLMTMVGVALGWQASLLVFFVSPFAAVIIAVLNAIITRRPHIPFGPYLSLAAVIVIVAWVALWEHYSRDFFAMPGLVPSMLVSFILAMTGLLWLWRLIKPYVLTLIFGPEIDDDSESKHAR from the coding sequence ATGATTCTCCTTCGCGATCTGCTGATCTTCATCGTCGGCCTCGGCGTTGGCTCGCTCATCAACGCTGCCATCTATGGCCTCGCTTACGATTGGCGACCGATCAGTCCTTGGCTAACACCAGCGAAAGGTAATCCAAAGCGCATCTGGCTCGATTGCTTGCCAATCGTCGGTTGGATATTGCTACGGCGTGAAGAGAAGATTCACGGCCGCTGGTTTTGGATTCGGCCGCTACTGATCGAGCTCGCTTACGCGGCGGGAATGGTCTGGCTGTTTCATTTTGAGACGAACAACGGTTTGCTCAGCGCGAACCATGCCTTTTTGGCAGTTGCCAGTGACTGGTATCCCATGTTCGCCGTGCATGCGGTGCTCATCGCGCTGCTGACGGCGGCGACGTTCATCGATTTCGATGAGCTGATGATCCCCGATGCCATCACGCTCTGGGGTGCGATCCTGCTGCTGATCATGACCACGGCGATGCCGACGTCGCATCTGCCGAGCGTGTTCAACAAAGGCGGATTGGTGATGGAACCGCTGCTGTTGCATTCCAAACCAGAAGTTCTCTGGCCGAATATGCTCGACGAGTGGCAGGGACTGGCGATCGGCTTGGGAATTCTTTGGCTCTGGTGGGCCGCCATTCAGCACGGCACGGCGACGCTGCGTTACGGCTGGCTCAAGTCGGTCTCTCTATATATAGAGAGCCTCGTTCGCCTGCGGCCCAAGCATCGGCCGAAGTATCGCAACTTGTTGCCAGCACAGATTTTATTGTTCGTACTCATGTCGGCTGCCACGGCAGCGGTGTGGTTCTACGGCGGAAAGCACTGGCACTCGCTATTAACATCACTCGTCGGCCTCGGCACGGCGGGCGGCTTGGTGTGGGCCGTGCGCGTCGGCGGCTGGATCGGTCTGCGCAAAGAAGCGATGGGCTTCGGCGATGCCACGCTCATGACGATGGTCGGCGTGGCCCTCGGCTGGCAAGCATCGCTGCTGGTCTTCTTCGTCTCGCCGTTCGCTGCCGTGATCATCGCCGTCTTGAACGCCATCATCACCCGTCGACCACACATTCCGTTTGGTCCGTACCTTTCTCTCGCTGCCGTGATCGTCATCGTGGCGTGGGTCGCGCTGTGGGAACATTACTCGCGCGATTTCTTCGCGATGCCTGGTCTCGTGCCCAGCATGCTCGTCTCGTTCATTCTGGCAATGACCGGACTCCTCTGGCTCTGGCGACTCATCAAGCCGTACGTCCTCACGCTGATCTTTGGACCCGAGATCGATGACGATTCGGAGTCGAAACACGCGCGCTGA
- a CDS encoding DUF1549 and DUF1553 domain-containing protein encodes MALLFAFCSIIIAQEDIADTKRAIVPDERPIVEPPITASDREHWSFVPVKRPSLPEVSGKSAQQPIDQFILQQLAAKNLTFTAEAERGTLLRRLSFDILGLPPTLEERAEFLADAAPDAYERLVDRLLASPAHGEHVGQAWLDLARFAETDGFEHDHVRPNAWKYRDWVIGALNRDLPYDRFLQLQLAGDELLPNDEQARIATGFCLAGPDMPDVNDQAERRHNLLNEMTGMVGSVVLGLQVGCAQCHDHKYDPLSQADFFRLRACFEPAVELKKDKSTEWLKEVGKVDPARLWIRGDHRRPGTELQPNMPRIAAANDKSFVALLSSAPQELPETKKTSFRRTAAARWFTQRENPLTARVMVNRLWQQHFGRGLSATPSDFGTLGDSPSHPELLDYLADEFVTRGWSMKDLRRQIVTSAVYRQQSLRGAEEETTWQLRLQADPTNSLLSRYPRRRLQGEAIRDSLLSAAGLLDRAAGGPGVLPPLPPELTTTLLWHQWPTSKREGDFYRRSVYIFARRNLRYPLFDAFDRPDANASCPSRIRSTTAPQALLMLNSAQVLQFAQHAAGRVDPQSPAELILFTLGRPATAAEAQTLEDFVAKQTTANAEAKRKEPLALPLPRDSQVNDARAAALVQAALALLNSSEMIYLD; translated from the coding sequence TTGGCTCTTCTATTCGCATTTTGCTCGATCATCATCGCCCAAGAAGACATCGCCGATACGAAGCGCGCCATCGTTCCCGACGAACGGCCGATCGTCGAACCGCCGATCACGGCCAGCGATCGCGAGCATTGGTCGTTCGTGCCGGTGAAACGGCCGAGCTTGCCAGAGGTCAGTGGTAAATCAGCGCAGCAACCTATCGACCAATTCATTCTGCAGCAACTCGCGGCGAAAAATCTCACTTTCACTGCCGAGGCCGAACGCGGCACGCTGCTGCGGCGACTGTCGTTCGATATCCTCGGCCTGCCGCCAACGCTGGAGGAACGAGCGGAGTTTCTCGCTGATGCGGCTCCGGATGCTTATGAACGGCTCGTCGATCGTTTACTCGCTTCGCCCGCGCATGGCGAACACGTCGGTCAAGCCTGGCTCGATCTGGCTCGCTTTGCCGAGACCGATGGTTTTGAGCACGATCACGTGCGGCCGAACGCTTGGAAGTATCGCGATTGGGTGATCGGCGCGCTGAATCGCGACTTGCCCTACGATCGCTTTCTGCAACTGCAACTCGCCGGCGATGAGCTGCTGCCGAATGACGAGCAAGCGCGAATCGCGACGGGCTTTTGTCTCGCCGGGCCAGACATGCCCGATGTGAACGACCAAGCCGAGCGGCGACACAACTTGCTCAACGAAATGACCGGCATGGTGGGGTCCGTCGTGCTTGGCTTGCAGGTCGGTTGTGCCCAGTGCCACGATCACAAGTACGATCCCCTTAGCCAGGCCGATTTTTTTCGCCTGCGGGCCTGCTTTGAGCCGGCCGTCGAACTGAAGAAGGACAAATCGACCGAATGGCTGAAGGAAGTGGGCAAAGTTGACCCCGCGCGGCTGTGGATCCGCGGCGATCATCGTCGCCCCGGCACAGAACTGCAGCCAAACATGCCGCGGATTGCCGCGGCGAACGATAAATCTTTCGTCGCGCTTCTCTCTTCCGCTCCGCAAGAGCTGCCCGAAACAAAGAAGACGTCGTTCCGTCGCACGGCAGCAGCCCGCTGGTTCACGCAGCGCGAAAATCCGCTCACCGCCCGCGTCATGGTTAATCGTCTTTGGCAACAACACTTCGGCCGGGGCTTGTCGGCTACGCCGAGCGACTTCGGCACCCTCGGCGATTCGCCTTCGCATCCCGAACTGCTCGATTACCTCGCTGATGAATTCGTCACGCGCGGCTGGAGCATGAAAGATCTGCGGCGGCAGATCGTGACGTCCGCCGTTTATCGGCAACAAAGCTTGCGCGGCGCTGAAGAAGAAACTACCTGGCAACTGCGCCTGCAGGCTGATCCGACGAACTCCCTTTTAAGTCGCTATCCGCGTCGCCGTTTGCAAGGAGAAGCGATCCGCGATTCGCTATTGTCCGCGGCTGGCTTGCTCGACCGGGCAGCCGGCGGACCGGGAGTGTTACCGCCGTTGCCACCCGAACTGACGACGACGCTGCTGTGGCATCAATGGCCGACTAGCAAGCGCGAGGGAGATTTTTATCGCCGCAGCGTTTATATCTTCGCGCGTCGCAATTTGCGGTATCCGCTCTTCGATGCCTTCGATCGTCCCGATGCGAATGCCAGTTGCCCGTCGCGGATTCGCTCGACCACTGCGCCGCAAGCGCTCCTCATGCTCAACTCGGCCCAGGTCCTGCAATTTGCTCAGCACGCGGCCGGCCGGGTTGATCCGCAGTCGCCTGCTGAACTGATTCTCTTCACGCTCGGCCGGCCAGCAACTGCCGCTGAAGCACAAACGCTCGAAGACTTCGTCGCGAAACAAACGACCGCCAATGCCGAAGCAAAACGCAAAGAACCACTCGCGCTGCCGCTTCCTCGCGATTCGCAAGTGAACGACGCCCGCGCAGCCGCCCTGGTGCAAGCCGCATTGGCGCTTCTCAACAGCAGTGAGATGATCTACTTGGATTGA
- a CDS encoding serine hydrolase domain-containing protein, whose amino-acid sequence MSFPRQFFLLTLLCAGSINAAFAQKSADEAATKLNAALLPFVEEGEVPGLVAVVGNQDGIVAESVLGSQNVALKQPMKKDSLFRIASMTKPVVAIGIMILQDEGKLSVEDDVEQHLPEFKGLQLAEQKDGKTTLRAPSRPIKIRDLLTHTSGMPAGYPGEMKNLYFDREHTLAEATAVAAKQPLQFEPGSKWSYCNAGIDTLGRIIEVKSGKSFEDFLQERVFKPLKMVDTTPYPSEEQLQRLAGLYDRKEGRLTFVDYALLGPVKGAKHPIPAGGLYSTAADLARLYQMMLHGGGLDGQRIISEKAAKQMTSLQTGDLKTGFTDGMGWGFGWQFTREPQGVHATASKGTYGHGGAFGTQGWIDPEKKLFVILLIQRTGLANADASPLRKALQDAAVTIVK is encoded by the coding sequence ATGTCATTCCCGCGCCAGTTCTTTCTCTTAACTCTCCTCTGCGCCGGCAGCATCAACGCTGCCTTTGCCCAAAAATCGGCCGACGAAGCGGCGACAAAGCTCAACGCGGCTTTGCTCCCTTTTGTCGAAGAAGGAGAAGTCCCTGGCCTGGTCGCGGTGGTCGGCAATCAGGACGGCATCGTGGCAGAGTCGGTACTCGGCTCGCAAAACGTCGCGCTCAAACAGCCGATGAAGAAAGACTCGCTCTTTCGCATTGCTTCGATGACCAAACCCGTCGTCGCCATCGGCATCATGATCTTGCAGGACGAAGGGAAGCTGTCGGTCGAGGATGACGTCGAGCAGCATCTGCCGGAGTTCAAAGGGCTGCAACTCGCCGAACAAAAGGATGGCAAGACAACACTGCGTGCGCCGTCGCGGCCGATCAAGATTCGCGATTTGCTGACGCACACCTCGGGCATGCCTGCTGGTTATCCGGGCGAGATGAAAAATCTGTACTTCGATCGGGAGCACACTTTGGCCGAAGCGACGGCGGTCGCGGCGAAGCAGCCGTTGCAATTCGAGCCGGGCTCGAAGTGGTCGTATTGCAATGCGGGGATCGACACGCTGGGCCGAATCATCGAAGTGAAGAGCGGCAAGTCGTTCGAAGACTTTTTGCAGGAGCGGGTCTTCAAGCCGCTGAAGATGGTCGACACCACGCCCTATCCCAGCGAAGAGCAATTGCAGCGGCTCGCTGGTTTGTATGATCGCAAAGAAGGGCGGCTGACGTTTGTCGATTACGCGTTGCTCGGGCCGGTGAAGGGTGCCAAGCATCCCATTCCTGCCGGCGGTTTGTATTCAACGGCGGCTGACCTGGCGCGACTGTATCAAATGATGCTGCACGGAGGCGGGCTCGACGGCCAGCGGATCATTTCAGAGAAAGCGGCGAAGCAAATGACGTCGCTGCAAACAGGCGACCTGAAGACAGGCTTCACCGATGGCATGGGCTGGGGCTTCGGCTGGCAGTTCACACGCGAGCCCCAAGGCGTGCACGCCACGGCATCGAAGGGAACCTATGGCCACGGCGGCGCGTTCGGCACGCAAGGCTGGATCGATCCGGAGAAGAAACTGTTCGTGATTCTTCTCATCCAGCGAACTGGCCTGGCAAACGCCGACGCGTCACCGCTGCGCAAAGCGCTGCAGGACGCGGCGGTGACGATCGTGAAGTAA
- a CDS encoding DUF1501 domain-containing protein encodes MAPTFPLATSRRQFLSTAGGGLGLLALKSLLAEEARGSESPKQQPHITPRVKRVIWLFMHGGPSHVDLFDYKPELIRLGGKPIPDSFGEVMTRRKVAQNPLLPPIMPLRQRGESGHYVSDLLPETAQVADDLCLLHSVCGDSVNHPQSVYQMNTGSILMGRPSVGSWVAYGLGSENRDLPAYVVLPDPGGGVKGGPPAWGSGFLPATYQGITMRPGNSPLLNLKPPPQISDPQQRATLDLVQQFNREHLTARDGDDELAARVRAYELAFRMQSTAPELVNINDETAETQRLYGLDENHTKSFGQRCLLARRMIERGVRFVQVYSGDTNGWDAHNDVTQNHTQHCRATDKPVAGLLRDLKRRGLWDETLVIWGGEFGRMPMSEQGKGRDHNPWGYTVWFAGGGVRAGMRYGATDAVGLRAEEKPLPVRDLHATILHLLGLKFDELTYYHNGLEERLTGPAEANVVHEVLA; translated from the coding sequence ATGGCTCCCACCTTCCCGCTCGCGACTTCGCGCCGCCAGTTCCTCTCCACGGCTGGCGGCGGCTTGGGTTTGCTCGCGCTGAAGTCGCTGTTGGCCGAAGAAGCCCGCGGCAGTGAGTCGCCGAAACAACAGCCTCACATCACGCCGCGCGTGAAACGGGTGATCTGGCTCTTCATGCACGGCGGCCCTAGCCATGTCGATCTCTTCGACTACAAGCCGGAGCTGATCCGGCTCGGCGGCAAACCGATTCCTGATTCGTTCGGCGAAGTGATGACGCGGCGCAAGGTCGCACAGAACCCGCTCCTGCCCCCCATCATGCCGCTGCGGCAACGGGGCGAGAGTGGTCATTACGTCAGCGATTTGCTCCCCGAGACCGCACAGGTCGCCGATGATTTATGCCTGCTGCATAGCGTGTGCGGCGACAGCGTGAATCATCCGCAGTCGGTTTATCAGATGAACACCGGCAGCATTCTGATGGGCCGGCCGAGCGTCGGCAGCTGGGTGGCGTACGGCCTCGGCAGCGAGAATCGCGACTTACCAGCCTACGTCGTGCTGCCCGATCCCGGCGGCGGCGTGAAAGGTGGTCCGCCCGCCTGGGGCAGCGGCTTTTTGCCGGCCACTTATCAGGGCATCACCATGCGGCCCGGCAACTCGCCGCTGCTCAATCTGAAACCGCCGCCGCAGATCAGCGATCCCCAACAGCGAGCCACGCTCGACCTGGTGCAGCAATTCAATCGCGAACATCTGACCGCCCGTGACGGCGACGATGAACTCGCCGCGCGAGTCCGCGCGTACGAACTGGCCTTCCGCATGCAAAGCACGGCGCCGGAACTCGTCAACATCAACGATGAAACGGCTGAGACGCAGCGGCTGTATGGCCTTGATGAAAATCACACGAAGTCATTTGGTCAGCGCTGCCTCCTCGCGCGGCGGATGATCGAGCGCGGCGTGCGGTTTGTGCAGGTCTATTCCGGCGATACGAACGGTTGGGATGCTCACAACGATGTGACGCAAAATCACACGCAACATTGCCGAGCGACCGACAAGCCGGTCGCGGGACTCTTGCGCGACTTGAAACGCCGCGGCTTGTGGGACGAAACACTCGTCATCTGGGGCGGCGAGTTCGGCCGCATGCCGATGAGCGAACAAGGCAAAGGCCGCGATCACAACCCGTGGGGTTACACCGTTTGGTTCGCCGGCGGCGGAGTGCGCGCCGGGATGCGTTACGGTGCGACCGATGCGGTTGGCTTGCGCGCGGAAGAAAAGCCGCTGCCGGTGCGCGACCTGCACGCCACGATCCTGCATCTGCTCGGTTTGAAGTTCGACGAGTTGACCTATTATCACAATGGATTGGAAGAGCGATTGACCGGCCCCGCCGAAGCGAATGTCGTGCACGAGGTGCTGGCATGA
- a CDS encoding SGNH/GDSL hydrolase family protein, with protein MLYRIALSLLLFPLVATAADTATIIDAAKAKRDEAAKIDWYDARAIGLEGQAFSDVKAPYDRLPARAEGKVRDAVWSLSRNSAGICVRFRTASPAIHCRWTNTSNRLAMPHMPATGVSGVDLYVRDEKGTWRWLSVGQPKEGTTHTAALVTGLPATERDYCLYLPLYNGVSQVEIGVALDAKIAQLVRDEAHALPIVFYGTSITQGGCASRPGMVHTAIIGRRLDRPVINLGFSGNGKMEAEVTNCLVDIKAAVFVIDCLPNMTAAEVTSNTAPLVATLRKAHPTTPIVLAEDRTYGDAFLKSDRAQRNVTSRAALKKIFAELQPQDKNLHYLAGDNQLGVDGEDTVDGSHPTDLGFLRMADEFNKILGPLVK; from the coding sequence ATGCTCTATCGCATCGCGCTGTCACTCCTTCTCTTTCCTCTCGTCGCCACTGCTGCTGACACGGCAACAATCATCGACGCTGCCAAGGCCAAGCGCGATGAGGCCGCCAAGATCGATTGGTACGACGCGCGTGCGATCGGCCTCGAAGGGCAAGCCTTCAGCGATGTGAAAGCTCCCTACGATCGCTTGCCGGCGCGGGCCGAGGGGAAGGTTCGCGATGCGGTCTGGAGCTTGAGCCGCAATTCAGCGGGCATCTGCGTGCGGTTTCGCACCGCATCGCCGGCTATTCATTGCCGCTGGACGAACACTTCCAACCGTCTTGCCATGCCGCACATGCCGGCTACGGGTGTGAGCGGCGTCGATCTGTACGTGCGCGATGAAAAAGGAACATGGCGCTGGCTGAGCGTCGGTCAGCCGAAGGAAGGAACGACGCACACGGCAGCGCTCGTGACGGGCTTGCCGGCGACGGAGCGCGATTACTGTTTGTATCTGCCGCTGTACAACGGCGTATCGCAAGTCGAAATCGGCGTGGCTCTGGATGCGAAGATCGCGCAGCTTGTTCGCGATGAAGCCCATGCGCTACCAATCGTGTTCTATGGCACCAGCATCACGCAGGGCGGCTGTGCGTCGCGGCCAGGCATGGTGCACACCGCCATCATCGGCCGCCGCCTCGATCGGCCTGTCATCAACCTCGGCTTCTCCGGCAATGGCAAGATGGAAGCCGAAGTCACCAACTGCCTCGTCGACATCAAGGCTGCCGTCTTCGTCATCGACTGCCTGCCGAACATGACGGCAGCGGAAGTGACTTCAAACACCGCGCCGCTCGTCGCCACGCTTCGCAAGGCTCATCCCACGACGCCCATCGTGCTCGCCGAAGACCGCACCTACGGCGATGCCTTTCTGAAGAGCGATCGCGCCCAGCGCAACGTCACCAGTCGGGCTGCACTTAAGAAGATCTTCGCTGAACTCCAGCCGCAGGATAAGAACCTGCATTACCTCGCCGGCGACAACCAACTCGGCGTCGACGGCGAAGACACCGTCGACGGCTCGCACCCCACCGACCTCGGCTTCCTCCGCATGGCAGATGAGTTCAACAAGATCCTCGGCCCACTGGTGAAGTGA
- a CDS encoding aspartate aminotransferase family protein: MASSSGSTTAGLSSAETVALFKQHVIGNYTRYPVNLVRGEGSFVWDSEGHRYLDFFPGWGCNLLGHCPPKVVAAVQEQVATLIHVPNTWHMDVQGRWAQAINERSFGGQAFFCNSGTEANEAAIKLARLHASSNGKPNKHKIITFTGGFHGRTMGSVTATAQPKYHHGIEPMLPGFIYAPHGDLEATKKLVDEDTCAIMLEPIQGEGGVKLPPAGFLQGLRALCDERGLLLIFDEVQTGCGRTGDWFAYQKYGVTPDAMTLAKAVCAGIAGGALIAKREIAPALRPGMHAATFGGNPIAARAGIATLETIEEEGLLDNAKQLGALFQRRLTKLQQQCDLIKEVRVAGVMIGVELTIDGSPAVAKCLERKLLINCTQGTTIRLLPAMNLPEEQAEEGCDILADVLLNLPRA, from the coding sequence ATGGCTTCATCGTCTGGTTCCACCACAGCTGGCCTCAGTTCCGCCGAGACCGTTGCTCTTTTCAAGCAACACGTTATCGGCAACTACACCCGCTATCCGGTCAATCTGGTTCGCGGCGAAGGCTCGTTTGTGTGGGACAGCGAAGGGCACCGCTATCTCGATTTCTTTCCTGGCTGGGGCTGCAATCTGCTGGGCCATTGCCCGCCGAAGGTTGTCGCCGCCGTGCAAGAGCAGGTTGCCACGCTCATCCACGTGCCGAACACTTGGCACATGGATGTGCAAGGGCGTTGGGCTCAGGCGATCAACGAGCGGAGCTTTGGCGGGCAGGCGTTCTTTTGCAATAGCGGCACCGAAGCTAACGAAGCGGCCATCAAGCTCGCGCGGTTGCATGCTTCGTCGAATGGCAAGCCGAACAAGCACAAGATCATCACGTTCACCGGCGGCTTTCACGGCCGGACGATGGGCTCGGTCACCGCGACCGCGCAGCCCAAGTATCACCACGGCATCGAGCCGATGCTGCCCGGCTTTATCTACGCGCCGCACGGCGATCTCGAAGCGACGAAGAAACTCGTCGATGAAGACACCTGCGCAATCATGCTCGAGCCAATTCAAGGCGAAGGTGGTGTAAAGCTGCCGCCGGCCGGTTTCTTGCAAGGCCTGCGGGCACTGTGCGATGAGCGCGGTCTGCTCCTCATTTTCGACGAAGTGCAAACCGGCTGCGGCCGCACTGGCGATTGGTTCGCTTATCAAAAGTACGGCGTGACGCCCGATGCGATGACGCTCGCCAAAGCCGTGTGCGCCGGCATCGCTGGTGGTGCGCTGATTGCCAAGCGCGAGATCGCGCCAGCCCTCCGTCCCGGCATGCATGCGGCGACCTTCGGCGGCAATCCGATTGCGGCTCGCGCTGGTATCGCCACGCTCGAAACGATCGAAGAAGAAGGCTTACTCGATAACGCCAAACAACTGGGCGCTCTCTTTCAGCGCCGCCTGACGAAGCTGCAACAGCAGTGCGATCTCATCAAGGAAGTCCGCGTGGCCGGCGTGATGATCGGCGTCGAACTGACGATCGATGGCAGTCCCGCCGTGGCGAAGTGTCTCGAGCGCAAACTCCTCATCAATTGCACGCAGGGAACGACGATTCGTCTGCTGCCGGCGATGAACCTGCCCGAAGAACAAGCCGAAGAAGGCTGCGACATCCTCGCCGATGTCTTGTTGAACCTGCCGCGTGCCTAG
- a CDS encoding shikimate kinase, with translation MSNLYLIGYRGCGKTTVARLLDELLRWTAIDADEHLEQAAGKTIREIFAAEGEAGFRDRESDTVRELSQRTDLIVSWGGGVILREANRAALRAAGKIVWLKARPETLLQRIEQDPTTGERRPNLTAAGGIDEVRHLLTIREPLYTATADTIVEVDDISPPKIAAVIADWFQSQEGDRS, from the coding sequence ATGTCGAACCTCTATCTCATTGGCTATCGCGGTTGCGGCAAGACGACGGTCGCTCGCTTGCTCGACGAATTATTGCGCTGGACCGCAATCGATGCCGATGAGCACCTCGAACAAGCGGCGGGCAAAACCATCCGCGAAATTTTCGCCGCCGAAGGAGAAGCTGGTTTCCGCGATCGCGAGAGTGACACCGTGCGGGAACTATCGCAGCGCACTGATCTGATCGTCTCTTGGGGAGGCGGCGTGATCTTGCGCGAAGCCAATCGCGCGGCACTGCGAGCGGCGGGAAAGATTGTCTGGCTGAAAGCCCGCCCTGAAACTTTGCTGCAACGCATCGAACAAGATCCAACGACTGGCGAACGTCGGCCGAACTTGACAGCGGCTGGCGGCATTGATGAAGTGCGCCACTTGCTGACGATTCGCGAACCCCTCTACACGGCGACGGCGGATACGATTGTCGAAGTCGACGATATTTCGCCGCCGAAGATTGCCGCCGTGATCGCAGACTGGTTTCAATCGCAGGAAGGCGACCGTTCATGA
- the argB gene encoding acetylglutamate kinase produces the protein MEEAIHKADVLIEALGWIRRFRDKITVIKLGGSIMEQENALRHVLLDIVFMETVGMRPVVVHGGGAAIDRAMDAAGLVPKKIKGRRYTDDDTLRIVEEVLAGEINEGIARQIEELGGRAMNLNFKTTNVLFGEKITLPGENGEQIDLGHVGKVTRVDRNVIENLCYAGQVPVIPSMALAANGGKLNVNADTAATAVAQALGAEKLIYMSDVNGVRRDKANPNSIIHSLTDVEARELIRTGVVDAGMIPKVEACLETLDRGVRKVHIIDGRLRHSLLLEIYTTSGVGTELVKAQ, from the coding sequence TTGGAAGAAGCCATTCATAAGGCCGATGTGCTGATCGAAGCCCTCGGTTGGATTCGCCGGTTCCGCGACAAGATCACCGTGATCAAACTCGGCGGCAGCATCATGGAGCAGGAAAACGCCCTGCGGCACGTGCTGCTCGACATTGTCTTTATGGAGACGGTGGGCATGCGACCAGTCGTGGTGCATGGCGGCGGGGCTGCCATCGACCGCGCGATGGATGCTGCCGGCCTGGTGCCGAAAAAGATCAAGGGCCGCCGCTACACCGACGACGACACGCTGCGCATCGTTGAGGAAGTGCTCGCCGGCGAAATCAACGAAGGGATCGCTCGCCAGATCGAAGAACTCGGCGGCCGGGCGATGAATCTCAACTTCAAGACGACGAACGTCCTTTTCGGCGAAAAGATCACGCTCCCCGGCGAGAATGGCGAACAGATCGATCTCGGCCACGTCGGCAAGGTGACGCGCGTCGATCGCAACGTCATCGAAAACCTCTGCTACGCCGGCCAGGTTCCGGTCATCCCCTCGATGGCCCTCGCAGCCAACGGCGGCAAGCTGAACGTGAACGCCGACACGGCGGCGACTGCGGTTGCTCAGGCCCTAGGCGCCGAGAAGCTCATCTATATGAGCGACGTTAATGGCGTTAGGCGCGACAAAGCCAACCCCAATTCGATCATTCATTCGCTCACTGATGTCGAAGCGCGCGAACTTATTCGCACCGGTGTTGTCGATGCTGGCATGATTCCGAAAGTCGAAGCTTGCCTCGAAACCTTGGACCGCGGCGTGCGTAAAGTTCACATCATCGACGGCCGGCTGCGTCACTCGTTGTTGCTGGAAATTTATACGACGAGCGGTGTTGGAACGGAGTTGGTGAAAGCGCAGTAA